The genomic region GTGTTCGGCCGCGCGGTCGGTCATCGGCGCCCGTTGGCGGCGGCTCCCGTCTGTGCAAACGCCTTCTGTTCGCGATCGGCGCGCTCGGGCGTGAGGCCCCCGTCGACGATCAGGACCCGATAACGGAAGGTCACCGACTGTTTCGGTTCGAGCGCGAAGCCCAGCGTCTCCTTGCCGTTGCTGAAGATCTTCTGGCCGAGTGGATTCGCCGAGAACAGTCCGAAGTTACGCGCGTGCCAGTAGGTGGGATAACCGGGATTCGACGGGTGATCGAGGATGGCGATGGTGATCGTGTCGCTGCCGATCTGGCCGGTCAGCAAACACCAGCGGCCGCGCGTGCCCCAGGCGTCGTCGCCCTGTTTGCCGTCGCTCGTCGTGTAGTTGCCGGTGATGCCGGCGTTGTCGAGCTTCGGCACCTCGGTCGGGCGGCCCGACATATCGGTGAAGACTTCCGGCTTCGTCGACGGCAGCTCGAGCTGGCGCGCGACCCGCAGGCCGAGCATCCCGTCCTTCGCGTCGTCGAAAGTGACTCGCGTGTCGAGCGCCGTCAGCGTAGTCGTGCGATCGATCGTGCGGGTGGCCGCGTCGCCGCGGAAGACGAACGCGGTGCGCTCGTGCAGCAGCGTGGTGCCGTCGTGCCGCACCCAGTCCGACTCCGTGACGAGATCGCCGCGCTCGCCGGAG from Vicinamibacterales bacterium harbors:
- a CDS encoding PmoA family protein, yielding MRPLFVLLVSAVGLVLPLAAERSTAGVTGIPGVNVKVDEAARRVDVTVDGKPFTSYIWPDTVKKPVLYPIRDAHGTLVTRGWPLDPRPGERVDHPHHVGFWLNYENVNGIDFWNNSDAIKPEDAPKMGTILHRRIVSATSGERGDLVTESDWVRHDGTTLLHERTAFVFRGDAATRTIDRTTTLTALDTRVTFDDAKDGMLGLRVARQLELPSTKPEVFTDMSGRPTEVPKLDNAGITGNYTTSDGKQGDDAWGTRGRWCLLTGQIGSDTITIAILDHPSNPGYPTYWHARNFGLFSANPLGQKIFSNGKETLGFALEPKQSVTFRYRVLIVDGGLTPERADREQKAFAQTGAAANGRR